One part of the Mycolicibacterium aromaticivorans JS19b1 = JCM 16368 genome encodes these proteins:
- the manA gene encoding mannose-6-phosphate isomerase, class I — MELLRGAIRTYAWGSRTAIAEFTGRPSPTAHPEAELWLGAHPGDPAWLETAHGEKSLLDAVRADPDGQLGPAVRGRYGDVLPLLVKVLAAEEPLSLQAHPSAEQAVEGYVREDRLGVPLTSPIRNYRDRNHKPELLVALSDFHALGGFRPAARSVDLMRALAAPELDPFIGLLSGQPDADGLRALFTTWITAPQPDLDVLIPAVLDGAVDYMRSGATEFDDEAKTLLELGERYPGDAGVLAAMLLNRITLAPGEAIFMPAGNLHSYIHGMGMEVMANSDNVLRGGLTPKHVDVPELLRVLDFRPADETMLRAPTHREGIELVYETPAQEFAACILMLDGENLGHEIDAPSRHDGPQILVCTEGSVLVRAKSDVVELNRGSAAWVAADDGPIRLEATSPSRLFRATVGL; from the coding sequence GTGGAATTGCTACGTGGTGCGATACGCACCTACGCATGGGGATCTCGGACAGCCATCGCGGAGTTCACCGGAAGACCTTCGCCAACAGCGCATCCCGAAGCAGAGCTGTGGCTGGGCGCTCATCCGGGGGATCCGGCGTGGTTGGAGACCGCCCACGGCGAGAAATCGTTGCTCGACGCCGTTCGAGCCGATCCGGACGGCCAGTTGGGGCCTGCGGTACGCGGCCGCTACGGCGACGTGCTGCCCTTGCTGGTGAAGGTGCTGGCCGCCGAGGAGCCGCTGTCGCTGCAAGCTCATCCCAGCGCCGAGCAGGCGGTCGAAGGTTACGTGCGCGAGGACCGTCTGGGCGTGCCGCTCACCTCACCGATCCGCAACTATCGCGACCGCAACCACAAGCCCGAACTGTTGGTCGCGCTGAGCGACTTCCACGCCCTCGGCGGCTTCCGGCCGGCCGCGCGTTCGGTCGATCTGATGCGTGCCCTGGCGGCGCCCGAACTCGATCCGTTCATCGGATTGCTGAGCGGCCAGCCCGACGCCGACGGTCTGCGTGCCCTTTTCACCACCTGGATCACTGCGCCGCAGCCCGATCTGGACGTGCTGATCCCCGCCGTCCTGGACGGCGCGGTGGATTATATGCGTTCCGGTGCAACAGAATTCGACGATGAGGCCAAGACGCTGCTGGAGCTGGGGGAGCGCTATCCCGGAGATGCGGGTGTGCTGGCGGCCATGCTGCTCAACCGGATCACGCTGGCCCCCGGTGAGGCCATCTTCATGCCGGCAGGCAACCTGCACAGTTACATCCACGGCATGGGGATGGAGGTGATGGCCAACTCCGACAACGTACTTCGCGGTGGCCTGACGCCCAAGCACGTCGACGTGCCCGAGCTCTTGCGGGTGCTGGACTTCAGGCCCGCCGATGAGACGATGCTGCGGGCGCCCACTCACCGCGAGGGGATCGAGCTGGTCTACGAGACGCCCGCGCAGGAGTTCGCCGCCTGCATCCTCATGCTCGACGGTGAGAACCTCGGCCACGAGATCGACGCCCCGTCCCGCCACGATGGTCCCCAGATCCTGGTCTGCACCGAAGGTTCGGTGCTCGTCCGCGCGAAGTCGGATGTGGTGGAGCTCAACCGCGGGTCCGCGGCCTGGGTGGCCGCCGACGACGGTCCGATCCGCCTGGAGGCGACGTCGCCGTCCCGGTTGTTCCGGGCTACGGTTGGCCTTTGA
- a CDS encoding phosphomannomutase/phosphoglucomutase yields MSRPADAVRRVIKAYDVRGLVGQEIDDAFVSDVAAAFARLIRDEGGDRIAIGYDMRESSPALAEAFAAGVTAQGLDVVRIGLASTDQLYFASGFLGCAGAMFTASHNPAAYNGIKLCRAGAKAVGEDTGLAIIRDEVIAGVPGYDGPRGQVRYHDVLADYGQFLRSLVDVAGVRPLRVAVDAGNGMAGHTTPAVLGPIEALTVLPLYFELDGSFPNHEANPLEPANLVDLQKFVVETGADIGLAFDGDADRCFVVDERGGPVSPSAVTALVAGRELTREIGATVIHNLITSRAVPELVVERGGTPVRSRVGHSYIKALMADTGAIFGGEHSAHYYFRDFWGADSGMLAALHVLAALGEQDRPLSELMANYQRYAASGEINFRVADAPACVESVLKAFGHQTVSLDHLDGVTVDLGEGAWFNLRTSNTEPLLRLNVEARSAQEIEEIVRRVSDDIAAQPAGAAP; encoded by the coding sequence ATGTCGAGGCCCGCCGACGCGGTTCGCCGTGTGATCAAGGCTTATGACGTGCGCGGTCTGGTCGGGCAGGAGATCGACGACGCGTTCGTATCCGACGTGGCCGCCGCGTTCGCCCGGCTGATTCGCGATGAGGGTGGCGACCGGATCGCGATCGGGTACGACATGCGTGAAAGCTCGCCGGCGCTCGCCGAGGCGTTCGCCGCCGGGGTCACCGCGCAGGGTCTCGATGTGGTGCGGATCGGGCTGGCCTCCACCGATCAGCTGTACTTTGCGTCCGGTTTCCTGGGCTGCGCGGGTGCCATGTTCACCGCGAGCCATAACCCGGCCGCCTACAACGGAATCAAGCTGTGCCGCGCCGGGGCGAAGGCCGTGGGTGAGGACACCGGGCTGGCGATCATCCGCGACGAAGTGATCGCCGGGGTTCCCGGCTATGACGGGCCGCGTGGGCAGGTGCGCTATCACGATGTGCTCGCCGACTACGGACAGTTCCTTCGGTCGCTGGTCGATGTCGCCGGCGTGCGACCACTGCGGGTCGCGGTCGATGCAGGCAACGGCATGGCCGGCCACACCACGCCTGCCGTACTGGGCCCCATCGAGGCGCTGACGGTGCTGCCGCTGTATTTTGAGCTCGACGGTTCGTTCCCCAATCACGAAGCCAATCCGCTGGAGCCGGCCAATCTGGTCGACCTGCAGAAGTTCGTGGTGGAGACCGGCGCCGATATCGGGCTGGCGTTCGACGGCGACGCGGACCGGTGTTTCGTCGTCGACGAACGTGGCGGTCCCGTTTCGCCGTCGGCGGTCACCGCGTTGGTCGCAGGCCGCGAACTCACCCGGGAGATCGGCGCCACCGTCATCCACAACCTGATCACCTCGCGCGCGGTGCCCGAGTTGGTCGTCGAACGGGGTGGAACGCCGGTGCGCTCGCGCGTCGGGCACTCCTACATCAAGGCGCTGATGGCCGACACCGGAGCGATCTTCGGCGGTGAGCATTCGGCGCACTATTACTTCCGCGACTTTTGGGGCGCGGACTCCGGCATGCTGGCCGCCTTGCATGTGCTCGCCGCGTTGGGCGAGCAGGACCGGCCGCTGTCGGAACTGATGGCGAATTATCAGCGCTACGCAGCCTCCGGGGAGATCAACTTCCGGGTGGCCGACGCGCCGGCGTGCGTGGAGTCCGTTCTGAAAGCCTTTGGGCACCAGACTGTTTCGCTGGACCATCTCGACGGCGTGACGGTCGACCTCGGTGAGGGGGCCTGGTTCAACCTGCGCACCTCCAACACCGAACCGCTGCTGCGCCTCAACGTCGAAGCGCGCAGCGCCCAGGAGATCGAGGAAATCGTCCGCCGCGTCTCCGATGACATCGCCGCCCAGCCGGCCGGGGCGGCGCCATGA
- a CDS encoding metallopeptidase family protein yields the protein MRGPLLPPTVPGWRSRAERFDMAVLEAYEPIERRWQQRLTGLDVAVDEIPRIAPKDPDSVQWPAEVVADGPIALARLIPAGVDVRGNSTRARIVLFRKPIERRAKDSIDLTDLLHEILVAQVATYLGVEPSVIDPTIDDD from the coding sequence ATGCGGGGCCCATTGCTGCCGCCGACGGTGCCGGGGTGGCGCAGCCGCGCAGAGCGGTTCGACATGGCGGTCCTGGAAGCCTATGAGCCGATCGAGCGGCGGTGGCAACAACGGCTCACCGGTCTCGACGTTGCCGTCGACGAGATCCCGCGCATAGCGCCGAAGGATCCGGACAGTGTGCAGTGGCCCGCTGAAGTGGTGGCCGACGGGCCGATCGCGTTGGCCCGGCTGATTCCAGCCGGCGTGGACGTTCGCGGAAATTCGACGCGCGCCCGAATTGTGCTGTTCCGCAAGCCGATCGAGCGTCGAGCCAAAGACTCGATCGATCTGACCGATCTTCTGCACGAGATTCTGGTGGCGCAGGTGGCCACCTATCTCGGGGTCGAGCCGTCGGTCATCGACCCGACCATCGACGACGACTGA
- a CDS encoding WhiB family transcriptional regulator, translating into MVPDPIIDATPDSADEEDQWQERALCAQTDPEAFFPEKGGSTREAKRICLGCEVRESCLEYALANDERFGIWGGLSERERRRLKRGII; encoded by the coding sequence TTGGTGCCAGACCCGATCATCGATGCGACGCCGGATTCGGCCGATGAAGAAGACCAGTGGCAGGAACGCGCGCTGTGCGCGCAGACCGATCCCGAAGCGTTCTTCCCCGAGAAGGGCGGTTCCACCCGCGAGGCCAAGCGGATCTGCTTGGGCTGCGAGGTCCGCGAGTCGTGCCTCGAGTACGCCTTGGCCAACGACGAGCGTTTCGGTATCTGGGGCGGACTCTCCGAGCGGGAGCGTCGTCGCCTCAAGCGCGGCATCATCTGA
- a CDS encoding sugar phosphate nucleotidyltransferase — protein MDPSKVDAVVLVGGKGTRLRPLTVSAAKPMLPTAGLPFLTHLLSRIAEAGIEHVILGTSFKAATFENEFGDGSKLGLQIEYVVEDHPMGTGGGIANVIPKLRNDIVMVFNGDVLSGMDLRQMLASHHESQADLTLHLVRVSDPRAFGCVPTDADGRVEAFLEKTEDPPSDQINAGTYIFNRDVLDQIPRGREVSVEREVFPALLADGVKVCGYVDSSYWRDMGTPEDFVRGSADLVRGLAPSPALGGRRGESLVHDGASVSPGAVLVGGTVVGRGAEIGPGVRLDGAVIFDGAHIEAGSVVERSIIGAGARIGPRALLRDAIIGDGANIGARCELLRGARVWPGVVIPDCGVRYSSDI, from the coding sequence ATTGATCCGTCGAAGGTCGACGCGGTGGTGCTGGTCGGGGGCAAGGGCACCCGGCTACGGCCGCTGACGGTGTCGGCGGCCAAGCCGATGCTGCCGACCGCGGGGCTGCCGTTCCTGACGCATCTGCTGTCCCGCATCGCCGAAGCCGGCATCGAACACGTCATCCTCGGCACGTCGTTCAAAGCGGCGACGTTTGAGAACGAATTCGGCGACGGGTCCAAGCTCGGCCTGCAGATCGAGTATGTCGTCGAGGATCACCCGATGGGCACCGGCGGCGGGATCGCGAATGTGATACCCAAGCTGCGCAACGACATCGTGATGGTGTTCAACGGCGACGTCCTGTCCGGCATGGACCTCCGCCAGATGCTGGCCAGCCACCACGAGTCGCAGGCCGATCTGACCCTGCACCTGGTGCGCGTCAGCGACCCACGGGCATTCGGCTGTGTGCCCACCGACGCCGACGGTCGGGTGGAAGCGTTCCTCGAGAAGACCGAAGACCCGCCGTCCGACCAGATCAACGCAGGCACCTATATCTTCAATCGCGACGTCCTCGATCAGATCCCACGTGGGCGTGAGGTGTCGGTGGAGCGTGAGGTGTTCCCGGCACTGTTGGCCGACGGGGTAAAGGTCTGCGGCTACGTCGATTCCAGTTATTGGCGCGACATGGGCACACCGGAGGACTTCGTCCGCGGTTCGGCTGACCTGGTCCGGGGTCTGGCGCCGTCACCCGCCCTCGGCGGGCGACGCGGGGAAAGCCTTGTGCACGACGGGGCCTCGGTGTCCCCGGGTGCGGTCCTGGTCGGCGGGACGGTGGTGGGCCGCGGCGCCGAGATCGGGCCCGGCGTCCGCCTGGACGGCGCGGTCATCTTCGACGGGGCGCACATCGAGGCGGGCTCGGTGGTGGAGCGGTCGATCATCGGCGCCGGCGCCCGGATCGGGCCGCGTGCATTACTGCGCGATGCCATCATCGGCGATGGCGCGAACATCGGCGCGCGCTGCGAACTCCTGCGTGGTGCGCGGGTGTGGCCGGGAGTTGTCATCCCGGACTGCGGCGTTCGCTACTCGTCCGACATCTAG
- a CDS encoding coenzyme F420-0:L-glutamate ligase: MNLEHGSAAPVEILPVPGLPEFRPGDDLAAALVSAAPWLRDGDIVVVTSKVMSKCEGRIVAAPADPDERDALRRKIIDDEAVRVLARKGRTLITENRNGIVQAAAGVDGSNVGSTELALLPVDPDGSAAALRTALRERLGVNVAVLVTDTMGRAWRNGQTDAAIGAAGLPVLYGYAGAVDRHGNELVVTEVAVADEIAAAADLVKGKLTAVPVAVVRGLELEDDGSTAARLLRGGEDDLFWLGTAESLELGRRQAQLLRRSVRVFAPEPVDHTLIEEAVAEALTAPAPHHTRPVRFVWLQDRGRRVTLLDRMKDAWRDDLSGDGKPADAVERRVARGQILYDAPEIVIPFLVPEGAHSYPDPDRIQAEHTMFTVAVGAAVQALLVALAVRGVGSCWIGSTIFAAGLVRETLDLPPDWEPLGAVAIGYPVEPPEPRDPAPVGDLLVRK; this comes from the coding sequence GTGAATCTTGAGCATGGCAGTGCCGCTCCCGTCGAAATCCTGCCCGTCCCCGGCCTTCCGGAGTTCCGTCCGGGCGATGATCTGGCGGCCGCCCTCGTCTCGGCAGCACCCTGGCTGCGCGACGGCGACATCGTCGTCGTCACCAGCAAGGTGATGTCCAAGTGCGAGGGCCGCATCGTCGCGGCGCCCGCGGACCCCGACGAACGAGACGCACTGCGCCGCAAGATCATCGACGATGAGGCCGTGCGGGTGCTGGCCCGCAAGGGCCGCACTTTGATCACCGAGAACCGCAACGGCATCGTGCAGGCGGCCGCGGGCGTCGACGGCTCCAACGTCGGATCCACCGAATTGGCGTTGCTGCCGGTCGATCCCGACGGCAGCGCGGCCGCGCTGCGCACGGCACTGCGCGAGCGGCTCGGCGTGAATGTCGCGGTTCTGGTCACCGACACCATGGGTCGTGCCTGGCGCAACGGCCAGACCGACGCCGCGATCGGCGCCGCCGGGCTGCCTGTGCTCTACGGATACGCCGGCGCCGTCGACCGGCACGGCAACGAGCTGGTGGTCACCGAAGTCGCCGTCGCCGACGAAATCGCCGCCGCCGCCGACCTGGTCAAGGGCAAGCTGACCGCGGTGCCCGTCGCCGTGGTCCGCGGCCTCGAGCTCGAGGACGACGGGTCCACCGCGGCGCGCCTGCTGCGCGGCGGTGAGGACGACTTGTTCTGGCTGGGCACCGCCGAGTCGCTGGAACTCGGGCGCCGCCAGGCCCAGTTGTTGCGCCGCTCGGTGCGAGTGTTCGCGCCGGAGCCGGTCGACCACACGCTCATCGAGGAGGCCGTCGCCGAGGCGCTCACCGCGCCTGCACCGCACCACACCCGGCCGGTGCGGTTCGTCTGGTTGCAGGATCGGGGGCGTCGCGTCACGCTGCTGGATCGGATGAAAGACGCGTGGCGTGACGATCTTTCCGGCGACGGCAAGCCCGCCGACGCCGTCGAGCGACGGGTCGCCCGAGGTCAAATCCTCTACGACGCACCCGAGATCGTCATCCCGTTCCTGGTCCCCGAAGGCGCCCACAGCTATCCCGACCCGGACCGCATCCAGGCCGAGCACACGATGTTCACGGTCGCGGTCGGCGCGGCGGTACAAGCACTCCTGGTGGCGCTGGCAGTGCGCGGCGTGGGCAGCTGCTGGATCGGCTCGACGATCTTCGCAGCCGGGCTGGTGCGGGAAACCCTTGATCTACCGCCTGATTGGGAACCGCTGGGTGCCGTCGCGATCGGTTATCCGGTCGAACCGCCCGAACCCCGCGACCCGGCGCCGGTCGGCGATCTGCTGGTGCGCAAGTGA
- the cofD gene encoding 2-phospho-L-lactate transferase, translating into MKITVLVGGVGGARFLLGVQRLLGLGQFAGQISGATGDLDHTLTAVVNIGDDAWMHGVRICPDLDTCMYTLGGGIDPERGWGHRNETWHAKEELAAYGVQPDWFGLGDRDLATHLVRSQMLRAGYPLSQVTEALCHRWQPGVTLLPASDDRCETHVVIDDPDTGDRKAIHFQEWWVRYRAQVPTHSFAFVGSENATAGPGVVDAITEADVVMLAPSNPVVSIGAILAIPGVRAALRSTPAPVVGYSPIIGGKPLRGMADECLSVIGVETSSHAVAHHFGARSATGILDYWLVSEGDHADVPGLTVHSIPLLMSDPAATADMVRAGLELAGVAS; encoded by the coding sequence GTGAAGATCACCGTTCTGGTCGGCGGCGTCGGGGGTGCCCGGTTCCTGCTGGGCGTACAGCGATTGCTCGGCCTGGGCCAGTTCGCCGGCCAGATATCCGGAGCCACAGGCGATCTTGATCACACGCTGACGGCCGTGGTCAACATCGGCGACGATGCCTGGATGCACGGTGTGCGCATCTGTCCCGACCTCGACACCTGCATGTACACCTTAGGTGGAGGTATCGACCCCGAGCGAGGCTGGGGACATCGCAACGAGACGTGGCACGCGAAAGAGGAATTGGCGGCCTACGGCGTACAACCCGATTGGTTCGGCCTGGGCGACCGCGACCTCGCCACTCATCTGGTGCGCAGTCAGATGCTGCGTGCGGGATATCCCCTGTCGCAGGTGACCGAGGCGCTGTGCCACCGCTGGCAGCCGGGCGTTACGCTCCTGCCTGCCAGCGACGACCGGTGCGAAACCCACGTTGTGATCGACGATCCCGACACCGGTGACCGCAAAGCCATCCACTTTCAGGAATGGTGGGTGCGCTACCGGGCGCAGGTGCCCACACACAGTTTCGCGTTCGTGGGGTCCGAAAACGCCACTGCCGGGCCCGGTGTCGTCGACGCGATCACCGAAGCCGATGTCGTCATGCTCGCCCCCTCCAATCCGGTGGTGAGCATCGGCGCAATCCTCGCCATCCCCGGTGTTCGCGCCGCGCTGCGCTCCACACCTGCCCCGGTCGTCGGCTACTCCCCCATCATCGGCGGAAAGCCGTTGCGCGGCATGGCCGACGAATGCCTGTCGGTGATCGGCGTCGAGACCTCCTCGCACGCCGTCGCCCACCACTTCGGCGCACGCTCGGCGACCGGAATCCTCGACTACTGGCTGGTGTCCGAAGGCGATCATGCCGACGTACCGGGACTGACGGTGCACTCGATACCGCTGCTGATGTCTGATCCGGCAGCCACCGCCGACATGGTGCGCGCCGGCCTCGAATTGGCGGGGGTGGCGTCGTGA
- a CDS encoding glycosyltransferase family 2 protein, which translates to MTSSRPLTVVTVTYSPGSHLDRFLSSLTVATDRPVTVVLADNGSTDGTPEEAVERYPGTRLVRTGGNLGYGSAANRGVATVPADDEFVIVANPDVVWGPNSIDELLAAADRWPRAATLGPLIRDPDGSVYPSARHLPSLVRGGMHAVVGFVWKTNPWTRAYRQEYLEPTERPVGWLSGSCLLIRRAAFDQVGGFDERYFMYMEDVDLGDRLGRAGWLNVYVPSSEILHAKGHSTGRDPASNLRAHHESTYIYLSDRHFGWWRAPLRWTMKGALKVRSRAAVRKSRRELARSRGTR; encoded by the coding sequence GTGACGTCGAGCCGCCCCCTGACCGTGGTGACGGTGACCTACTCCCCGGGCTCACATCTGGATCGCTTCCTGTCCTCCTTGACGGTGGCCACCGACCGTCCGGTGACGGTGGTGCTCGCCGACAACGGTTCCACCGACGGGACACCGGAGGAGGCGGTGGAGCGCTATCCCGGCACCCGCCTGGTGCGCACGGGCGGAAACCTCGGCTACGGCAGCGCCGCCAACCGCGGTGTGGCGACGGTTCCCGCCGACGACGAGTTCGTGATCGTCGCCAACCCCGACGTGGTGTGGGGACCCAACAGCATCGACGAGCTGCTCGCCGCCGCCGACCGATGGCCCCGAGCCGCGACGCTGGGGCCGTTGATCCGCGACCCTGACGGTTCGGTTTACCCGTCGGCGCGCCACCTGCCGAGCCTGGTGCGCGGCGGCATGCATGCGGTGGTCGGCTTCGTCTGGAAAACCAACCCATGGACCAGGGCCTATCGCCAGGAATACCTGGAGCCCACCGAGCGGCCGGTGGGCTGGCTGTCGGGATCGTGCCTTCTGATCCGGCGTGCGGCATTCGACCAGGTCGGCGGGTTCGACGAGCGCTACTTCATGTACATGGAAGACGTCGACCTCGGTGACCGGCTGGGCCGGGCCGGCTGGCTCAACGTCTACGTCCCGTCGTCGGAGATCCTGCACGCCAAGGGCCACTCGACCGGCCGGGACCCCGCCAGCAATCTGCGGGCACATCACGAAAGCACCTACATTTATTTGTCCGATCGGCATTTTGGCTGGTGGCGTGCGCCGTTGCGATGGACTATGAAGGGCGCGCTGAAGGTTAGGTCACGCGCGGCGGTACGCAAATCCCGTCGCGAGCTGGCGAGAAGCAGGGGGACCCGGTGA
- a CDS encoding NUDIX hydrolase, with amino-acid sequence MSVRESAIELLTEWDAPDDCQDSLRQSVLAFLLARTDACERACVPGHITASALVVNHTGDQVLLTLHPRLGRWVQLGGHCEDSDADIVAAAMREAAEESGIDGLRVDASLGAIHVHALTCSLGVPTRHLDLQFIARAPADATIEISDESLDLRWWPVDALPDGIDAAVTHLVSVGRSRV; translated from the coding sequence GTGAGCGTGCGGGAGTCGGCCATCGAGCTGCTGACCGAGTGGGACGCGCCGGACGACTGCCAGGACTCGCTGCGGCAGTCCGTCCTGGCCTTCCTACTCGCGCGCACCGATGCCTGCGAGCGGGCCTGCGTCCCAGGACATATCACGGCTTCGGCGTTGGTGGTCAACCACACCGGCGATCAGGTGCTGCTCACCCTGCATCCGCGGCTCGGTCGCTGGGTTCAGCTCGGCGGGCATTGCGAGGACTCCGACGCCGACATCGTCGCGGCCGCGATGCGGGAGGCGGCCGAAGAGTCCGGAATCGACGGCCTGCGCGTCGACGCGTCGTTGGGCGCCATCCACGTTCACGCACTGACCTGCTCGCTGGGAGTGCCCACCCGGCACCTGGATCTCCAGTTCATCGCCCGCGCACCCGCCGACGCGACCATCGAGATCAGCGACGAATCGCTCGATCTGCGGTGGTGGCCGGTCGACGCGCTGCCAGACGGTATCGACGCGGCGGTCACACACCTGGTGTCGGTCGGCCGCTCGCGGGTCTAG
- a CDS encoding DUF3499 domain-containing protein yields MNVPRRCCRPGCPHYAVATLTFVYSDSTAVVGPLAISREPHSWDLCITHANRITAPRGWELVRHAGPLPEFPDEDDLVALADAVREGRELPARPPIAGFSDPSGAAHAPATGTPMMPAAAHRPTTAGRRRGHLRVLPDPTD; encoded by the coding sequence GTGAATGTTCCTCGTCGCTGCTGCCGGCCTGGATGCCCCCATTATGCGGTGGCGACGCTGACGTTCGTCTACTCCGATTCGACTGCGGTCGTCGGGCCACTGGCAATCTCCCGCGAACCGCATTCGTGGGACCTGTGCATCACTCATGCCAACCGGATCACTGCCCCCCGCGGTTGGGAGCTGGTCCGCCACGCCGGGCCGCTGCCGGAGTTCCCCGACGAGGACGATCTCGTCGCTCTTGCCGATGCAGTACGGGAAGGCCGTGAGTTGCCCGCCCGGCCCCCGATCGCCGGATTCTCCGATCCCAGCGGAGCCGCGCATGCGCCCGCGACCGGAACTCCGATGATGCCGGCCGCTGCGCATCGACCGACGACTGCCGGCCGCCGCCGTGGGCACCTGCGGGTACTGCCGGACCCCACCGACTGA
- the rfbD gene encoding dTDP-4-dehydrorhamnose reductase, translating into MVARIVITGAGGQVGTFLAGEAARRGIEASALTHQECDITDPAAVERFIAASDLVVNCAAIANVDAAEADRDTAYAVNATGAQNVAHACARVGAPLVHISTDYVFSGEPVDGRQRHPYDVGDEAAPLGVYGRTKLAGEVAVLAAMPDAHIVRTSWVYTGAAGTDFVAVMRRRAGTGETADAVDDQIGSPTYVKDLADAIFEIGEGRIREPILHVANEGACTRLELARAVFTELGADPQRIRPVSTAQAGRPAPRPAYSALSMELSVRAGLTPPRPWREALAEALAEPVSGGQLPSTP; encoded by the coding sequence GTGGTGGCGAGGATCGTGATTACAGGTGCCGGCGGCCAAGTGGGGACGTTTCTCGCAGGTGAGGCGGCCCGTCGGGGCATCGAGGCCAGCGCATTGACGCATCAAGAGTGTGATATCACCGACCCCGCCGCAGTCGAGCGGTTCATCGCCGCATCGGACCTGGTGGTGAACTGCGCGGCCATTGCCAATGTGGACGCCGCCGAAGCCGACCGGGACACCGCCTACGCCGTCAACGCCACCGGGGCGCAGAACGTCGCGCACGCCTGCGCCCGCGTCGGCGCGCCACTGGTGCACATCTCTACCGACTACGTCTTTTCCGGCGAGCCTGTCGACGGTCGGCAGCGCCACCCCTATGACGTCGGCGACGAGGCCGCGCCGCTGGGTGTCTACGGACGCACCAAGCTCGCCGGTGAAGTGGCCGTACTGGCCGCGATGCCCGACGCCCACATCGTGCGCACCTCGTGGGTGTACACCGGCGCAGCGGGCACCGACTTCGTGGCGGTGATGCGTCGGCGGGCAGGCACCGGCGAGACCGCCGACGCGGTCGACGACCAGATCGGGTCACCGACCTACGTCAAAGACCTCGCCGATGCGATATTCGAGATCGGTGAGGGGCGCATTCGGGAGCCGATCCTGCACGTCGCCAACGAGGGCGCGTGCACGCGCCTGGAGCTGGCACGGGCGGTGTTCACCGAACTCGGTGCCGACCCGCAGCGGATCCGGCCGGTCAGCACGGCGCAAGCGGGCCGCCCTGCGCCGCGACCGGCGTATTCAGCACTGTCGATGGAGCTCTCGGTGCGGGCTGGGCTCACCCCGCCGAGGCCGTGGCGCGAGGCGCTGGCCGAGGCGCTTGCCGAACCCGTCTCCGGCGGACAGTTACCCTCTACGCCGTGA